Proteins from a genomic interval of Flammeovirgaceae bacterium SG7u.111:
- a CDS encoding deoxyhypusine synthase family protein: MKHNNIKEFMLEHFKHFNSAALVDAAEGYEKQLADGNKMMITLAGAMSTAELGKSLAEMIRNDKVQIISCTGANLEEDLMNLVAHSHYRRVPEYRDLTPSQEWELLEKGLNRVTDTCIPEEEAFRRLQKHIHAIWKNAEDKGERYFPHEYMYKMLLSGVLEQYYEIDPKDSWMLAAAEKNLPIVVPGWEDSTMGNIFASYCVKKELQPSTVKSGIEYMTWLADWYTENTQDSKIGFFQIGGGIAGDFPICVVPMLYQDLEREETPFWNYFCQISDSTTSYGSYSGAVPNEKITWGKLDINTPKYIIESDATIVAPLIFAYLLGW, encoded by the coding sequence ATGAAACACAACAACATAAAAGAATTCATGCTTGAGCATTTCAAGCATTTTAACTCAGCTGCTTTAGTTGATGCTGCTGAAGGCTACGAAAAGCAATTGGCAGATGGCAACAAGATGATGATCACCTTGGCTGGGGCAATGAGCACCGCCGAGCTGGGCAAATCGTTGGCCGAAATGATCCGCAACGATAAGGTGCAAATCATTTCTTGCACAGGGGCAAATTTAGAGGAAGACCTGATGAACTTGGTAGCCCACTCGCATTACCGCAGAGTGCCCGAGTACCGCGACCTCACTCCTAGCCAAGAATGGGAGCTGTTGGAGAAAGGCTTGAACAGAGTGACAGATACCTGTATTCCCGAAGAAGAAGCTTTCAGGAGGTTGCAAAAGCACATTCATGCTATTTGGAAAAATGCGGAAGACAAGGGCGAACGCTATTTCCCCCACGAATACATGTACAAAATGTTGCTTTCAGGAGTTTTGGAGCAGTATTACGAGATTGACCCGAAAGACAGTTGGATGCTAGCTGCCGCTGAGAAGAACTTGCCGATAGTGGTGCCTGGCTGGGAAGATTCTACCATGGGCAACATCTTCGCCTCGTACTGTGTAAAAAAAGAATTGCAGCCTTCTACGGTAAAATCGGGCATCGAATACATGACCTGGCTGGCAGATTGGTACACCGAAAACACTCAGGATAGCAAAATAGGTTTCTTCCAAATTGGTGGAGGAATTGCTGGAGATTTCCCCATTTGCGTTGTACCTATGCTCTACCAAGACTTGGAAAGAGAAGAAACGCCATTTTGGAACTATTTCTGCCAAATCTCTGACTCTACCACCAGTTATGGTTCCTATTCGGGTGCAGTTCCCAACGAAAAAATCACTTGGGGAAAGTTGGACATCAATACGCCGAAGTATATTATTGAGTCGGATGCAACTATTGTTGCACCACTAATTTTTGCCTACTTATTAGGGTGGTAA
- a CDS encoding META domain-containing protein, translating into MKIFVQSIILIALLSTSACSTMKNAKIPSITQTKWVLETLYGDKINYGAGQAAAFMEFKEDKVNGYGGCNKFFGGYSLDGTSLDFGMLGSTKMACPTSDLEGKFMKALDETKSFAVEDGQLALKSGDATVATFKPE; encoded by the coding sequence ATGAAAATTTTTGTTCAATCAATCATACTCATCGCTTTATTAAGCACTAGCGCATGTTCCACTATGAAGAATGCAAAAATACCCTCCATCACCCAAACCAAATGGGTACTGGAAACGCTTTATGGGGATAAGATCAACTATGGAGCAGGCCAGGCAGCAGCTTTTATGGAATTTAAAGAAGACAAAGTGAATGGCTACGGAGGTTGTAACAAGTTCTTTGGTGGCTATTCGCTAGATGGAACAAGTTTAGACTTCGGTATGCTAGGAAGCACCAAAATGGCTTGCCCCACTTCTGACTTGGAAGGCAAATTCATGAAAGCCTTAGACGAAACTAAATCATTTGCCGTGGAAGACGGTCAACTCGCTCTCAAAAGCGGAGACGCTACCGTAGCGACCTTCAAACCGGAATAA
- a CDS encoding arginine decarboxylase, whose product MKSTYFDLIEQSYYFPQEGFDLRDGSLTFHGVSLKHLIEKHGTPFRFIYLPKIGDQIKKTRNLFNRAIKNNSYSGKYHFCYCTKCNHFSHVIQEALKHNVNLETSSAFDIDLILRLYEKKQIDKKRIIIHNGYKTDDYLRKIILLQEAGFVNSIIILDSKKELDRLLKLVKKTKVKIGLRMSINEEAQSAYYTSRLGIPGSEIIEFFKNNIRDNDKIELKMLHFFVDSGIKDSLYYWGEFQKALNLYTELKKESENLDCFNLGGGFPIRNHLGFEYDYEYMIKEIVKNIKEACAKDNIAEPNIFTEFGKYTVGESGAIIFEVLEQKQQNDAETWYIIDNSLMNTIPDSWSIHEKFILLPINKWENEYRRVNIGGISCDHSDYYNSEDLNQEVLLPKYSDEDKDKEPLYIGFFHTGAYQDSISGYGGIKHCLIPSPKHVIIDRDEKGNIVDHVYREEQSVREMFNILGYNED is encoded by the coding sequence ATGAAAAGCACTTATTTTGATCTGATAGAGCAGAGCTATTATTTCCCCCAAGAGGGATTTGATTTGAGAGATGGTTCGCTCACTTTCCATGGCGTTTCTCTCAAGCATTTGATTGAAAAACACGGCACGCCTTTTAGGTTTATTTACCTACCTAAAATTGGCGACCAAATAAAAAAGACCCGAAACCTTTTCAACAGGGCTATCAAAAACAATTCGTACAGCGGGAAATACCATTTTTGCTATTGCACCAAGTGCAACCACTTTTCCCACGTAATCCAAGAAGCGCTCAAGCACAATGTGAACTTGGAAACTTCCTCGGCTTTTGACATCGATCTTATCCTTCGCCTCTACGAGAAAAAACAGATAGACAAGAAAAGGATAATTATCCACAACGGGTACAAAACCGACGATTACCTCCGCAAAATCATCCTATTGCAAGAGGCTGGCTTTGTCAACTCTATCATCATTTTAGATAGTAAGAAGGAGCTAGACAGGCTACTTAAGTTGGTAAAGAAAACAAAGGTGAAAATTGGGTTGAGAATGTCGATAAACGAGGAAGCTCAGTCGGCTTATTATACCTCAAGGCTAGGTATACCTGGCTCGGAAATCATCGAATTTTTCAAAAACAACATTCGGGACAATGACAAAATTGAGCTGAAAATGCTACACTTCTTTGTCGATTCTGGCATAAAAGACAGTTTGTATTACTGGGGCGAGTTCCAAAAGGCATTGAACCTTTACACCGAGCTCAAAAAGGAAAGCGAAAACCTCGATTGTTTCAACTTGGGTGGTGGTTTCCCCATCCGCAACCACCTTGGCTTTGAGTACGATTATGAGTACATGATCAAGGAAATAGTCAAAAACATAAAGGAAGCTTGCGCCAAGGACAACATTGCCGAACCAAATATTTTCACGGAGTTTGGAAAATACACCGTAGGCGAATCGGGTGCTATCATCTTTGAAGTACTGGAACAAAAGCAACAAAACGATGCGGAAACTTGGTACATCATCGACAACAGCCTGATGAACACCATCCCCGATTCTTGGTCTATCCACGAGAAATTCATCCTACTGCCCATCAACAAATGGGAAAATGAATACCGAAGAGTAAATATTGGAGGGATAAGCTGTGACCATTCGGATTATTACAACTCGGAAGACTTGAACCAAGAGGTGTTATTACCAAAATATTCGGACGAAGACAAGGACAAAGAACCGTTGTACATCGGCTTTTTCCACACAGGAGCTTACCAAGATTCCATCAGCGGCTATGGCGGCATCAAGCACTGCCTTATCCCCTCGCCCAAGCATGTAATTATTGACAGGGACGAAAAGGGGAACATTGTTGATCATGTGTACCGCGAAGAGCAATCTGTAAGGGAAATGTTCAATATTTTGGGGTATAACGAAGATTAG
- a CDS encoding tetratricopeptide repeat-containing sensor histidine kinase: MKYILLLVALLSSKIFIGELQAQRLDADSLKKVLSTTENDTLLILTNLKLSHILYGTDPDESRKHAQNALILSEKTGNEKGILNGNKYVGISYHVQSNYDSASFYLNKAIVLSQKLHLPIETARILNILGLSDHRTGKPQEALEKFYTAINIADSLKSIPLNISISNNIALLYRQQGDIKKALEIYLKALEWPEEKIPIIGRGNLLNNIGIIYKDQQRDAEAIEVFTQAKAAYTEGRHRLGILSTLVNIGSLQTRKKEYTKSIQSNKQAIILARELNSPYNLTLAYMSLGKTFGEMGRYAEAKNSIKKALEIAQEKELLLQEMDAFKILYLLNKQQGLSSNALQYYEQYTLLKDSLYEKERSDKIAELNALYEVKAKNTENTLLKKEKELNENALQISEAKLQKQYTAIIASVIVVVLLAVLILLLTRNSYMKKEANKQLLEKQEEVQHHNEILSEINQKLSETNYEKESLMHVVIHDLRSPLNRIKALMDLLKLTGPLNEEQLQARQLTLDAVKNGSSLINSLLDIHDFEKEDLTLNLNTIDLKSFVQGLAEPFNQQASMKNISISLKSEGNVDIRTDADLFTRVVDNLISNAIKFSHPNSQINLSIKQADKKVVFTVKDQGPGFDEEDKKRVFRKFQKLSARPTGGESSTGLGLYIVHLLVKRLNGNISLESTRGEGTSFIITLPKNLNQETLTRAADPIENS; encoded by the coding sequence ATGAAATACATATTGCTGCTTGTAGCCCTACTTTCCAGCAAAATATTTATAGGCGAGCTCCAAGCCCAAAGGTTGGATGCTGATAGCCTTAAGAAGGTATTGTCTACCACCGAAAATGATACGCTTTTAATTCTCACCAATCTTAAGTTATCTCATATTCTTTACGGCACCGATCCTGATGAATCTAGAAAACACGCACAAAATGCACTCATACTTTCTGAAAAAACAGGAAATGAAAAAGGCATTTTGAATGGGAACAAATATGTAGGAATCTCCTATCATGTACAATCGAACTACGACAGTGCTAGCTTCTACCTAAACAAAGCGATTGTGCTTAGCCAAAAACTCCATTTACCGATAGAAACTGCTCGAATTTTGAACATATTAGGGCTTTCTGACCACCGCACCGGCAAGCCTCAAGAAGCTCTTGAAAAGTTTTATACTGCCATAAATATTGCCGATAGCCTCAAAAGCATTCCGCTGAACATATCCATAAGCAACAACATCGCCTTGCTATACAGGCAACAAGGAGACATTAAAAAAGCATTAGAAATTTACTTAAAAGCATTAGAATGGCCTGAAGAAAAAATCCCGATCATTGGTAGAGGAAACTTGCTAAACAACATAGGGATTATCTACAAAGACCAACAAAGGGATGCTGAAGCTATTGAAGTTTTTACACAAGCCAAAGCCGCCTACACGGAAGGCAGGCACCGACTGGGAATCCTTTCCACGCTGGTAAATATTGGCTCTTTGCAAACACGCAAAAAGGAATATACCAAAAGTATCCAATCCAACAAGCAGGCTATTATTTTGGCAAGAGAGCTTAACAGTCCTTATAATTTGACCTTGGCATACATGAGCCTAGGCAAGACCTTTGGCGAAATGGGGCGTTATGCCGAAGCCAAAAACAGTATAAAAAAAGCTTTGGAAATAGCCCAAGAAAAGGAATTGCTTTTACAAGAAATGGATGCATTCAAGATCTTGTACCTACTAAATAAACAACAAGGGCTCAGCTCCAATGCGCTACAGTACTATGAACAATATACGCTGCTCAAAGACAGCCTTTATGAAAAAGAACGAAGTGACAAAATAGCCGAACTAAATGCTCTTTATGAGGTAAAGGCAAAAAACACCGAAAATACGTTACTCAAAAAAGAAAAAGAGTTAAACGAAAATGCTCTGCAAATAAGCGAGGCAAAACTCCAGAAACAATACACGGCAATCATCGCATCGGTAATTGTGGTAGTATTATTGGCTGTTCTCATCCTATTGCTCACACGCAACTCTTACATGAAAAAAGAAGCGAACAAGCAATTGCTGGAGAAACAAGAAGAAGTGCAACACCACAACGAGATTCTTTCGGAAATCAACCAAAAGCTTTCAGAAACAAACTACGAAAAAGAAAGCCTGATGCATGTAGTGATCCACGACCTTCGCTCTCCGCTCAATAGGATAAAAGCCCTTATGGACTTGCTGAAGCTAACAGGACCACTTAACGAGGAACAGCTCCAAGCTCGCCAGCTCACACTCGATGCAGTGAAAAACGGTAGCTCGCTCATCAATTCCCTGCTCGATATCCACGACTTTGAAAAGGAAGACCTTACCCTCAACCTAAATACCATCGACCTCAAAAGTTTTGTGCAGGGTCTTGCCGAGCCTTTCAATCAGCAGGCCAGCATGAAAAATATTTCTATTTCCCTGAAAAGTGAAGGGAATGTTGATATCCGAACAGATGCAGATCTCTTTACCCGTGTGGTAGACAACCTTATTTCCAACGCTATTAAATTTTCCCATCCAAATAGCCAAATTAACCTTTCGATTAAGCAAGCTGACAAAAAGGTTGTTTTCACAGTGAAAGACCAAGGACCAGGCTTCGATGAAGAAGATAAGAAAAGGGTATTCCGCAAGTTTCAAAAGCTAAGTGCCCGACCTACGGGAGGAGAAAGCTCTACGGGCCTTGGGCTCTACATCGTCCATCTTTTGGTGAAAAGGCTAAATGGAAATATCAGCTTGGAAAGTACAAGAGGAGAAGGCACTTCCTTTATCATCACCTTGCCCAAAAACCTCAATCAAGAAACTTTGACAAGAGCAGCTGATCCTATAGAGAACTCCTAG
- a CDS encoding RHS repeat-associated core domain-containing protein, with protein MSDGAGLAGNALLADFKDGKDNTQKALSGEYMYDQNGNLTSDKNKGITGITYNHLNLPELIDFGSGNTIQYRYDAAGIKLQKKVYEEGVLAKVTDYLGSFHYEEDTLRFVHTAEGRALWKTEHHDLTQDFVYEYHYKDHLGNLRMSVREGEELQYKATSNHDVAADEETKKGFQNVVSTFDPKKGEDGIVGSALLKSEDENTLRTVGPLKVFEVRKGDIIGANVQAWFDKEDSGTKTTSQYIVGNLTNKFTPDVGGSPVSVNFGLAPQGENKDDGSAPVAYVAIYIYNEDGELVEDKVRWLHNGMVDEDWNYLNILSDVEVTQDGTAKVFVANESAVSVWFDDLQITHKKGIIAQENHYYPFGMNMAGIERKGIPDHKFQYNGKEKQEEHGLNWADYGARFYDSQLGRWHTVDPLADQMRRHSVYNYAFDNPIRFIDPDGMAPGDCCGGQDYNPFDYEQDSFDKFYNDSWNYFKGLLSFGAKAEAHVQVTKVVGEASSDNLSLSYERTLEVKHEKTFDLSRMLDNLFTDAPNANPGDIISSETTITSMTETKASADIKPFKLEAVHTENSRGETENSIKMSREIDAGFLNYGAYFKSTYKVNNQGQSTKSIATGISGDVIIPVEENTKIKVGASFEIFYEK; from the coding sequence GTGAGCGACGGTGCGGGACTGGCAGGCAATGCCCTCCTCGCCGACTTTAAGGACGGAAAGGACAATACCCAAAAGGCGCTTTCTGGAGAATATATGTATGACCAGAACGGCAACCTGACCTCCGACAAGAACAAGGGGATAACGGGCATCACCTACAACCACCTCAACCTGCCGGAGCTGATCGACTTTGGCTCGGGCAATACGATCCAATACCGCTACGATGCGGCAGGGATCAAGCTACAGAAGAAAGTATACGAGGAAGGCGTATTAGCGAAAGTGACCGACTACTTGGGTAGCTTCCACTACGAAGAGGACACCCTGCGATTTGTGCACACCGCCGAGGGAAGGGCGCTCTGGAAGACCGAGCACCACGACCTCACGCAAGACTTTGTGTACGAATACCACTACAAGGACCACCTCGGCAACCTGAGGATGAGCGTGAGGGAAGGGGAAGAACTACAATACAAAGCCACTTCCAACCATGACGTTGCGGCAGATGAGGAGACCAAAAAAGGCTTTCAGAATGTTGTGAGCACGTTCGACCCCAAGAAAGGGGAGGACGGCATCGTCGGTTCTGCCTTGCTCAAGTCAGAGGACGAGAATACTTTGAGGACAGTCGGTCCGCTAAAGGTGTTTGAGGTAAGAAAAGGGGACATAATTGGCGCGAACGTTCAGGCGTGGTTCGATAAGGAAGATTCGGGAACAAAAACAACATCCCAGTATATAGTTGGAAACTTAACCAACAAGTTCACCCCAGATGTTGGGGGAAGCCCTGTTTCAGTAAACTTTGGACTCGCCCCACAAGGTGAAAATAAAGACGATGGCTCTGCACCTGTAGCTTATGTAGCGATCTATATCTACAACGAGGACGGGGAACTGGTGGAGGATAAGGTTCGATGGTTGCACAACGGGATGGTGGACGAAGATTGGAACTACCTAAACATCCTCTCTGACGTAGAGGTGACACAAGACGGGACCGCCAAGGTGTTCGTGGCAAACGAGAGTGCTGTGAGTGTTTGGTTCGACGACTTGCAGATCACCCACAAAAAAGGTATTATAGCACAGGAAAACCACTACTACCCCTTCGGCATGAACATGGCGGGGATTGAACGGAAAGGAATCCCCGACCACAAGTTCCAGTACAACGGAAAGGAAAAACAGGAAGAGCACGGGCTCAATTGGGCGGACTACGGGGCGAGGTTTTATGATAGTCAGCTTGGTAGATGGCATACGGTAGATCCACTAGCAGACCAGATGAGGAGGCACAGTGTTTATAATTATGCATTCGACAACCCGATCCGATTTATTGATCCTGATGGGATGGCGCCTGGGGATTGTTGTGGTGGACAAGATTATAACCCCTTTGATTATGAACAAGATTCTTTTGACAAGTTTTATAACGACTCTTGGAATTATTTTAAAGGATTGCTTTCTTTTGGAGCAAAAGCCGAAGCCCATGTACAAGTAACGAAAGTAGTAGGAGAAGCTAGTTCAGATAACCTTTCGTTATCATATGAACGTACTTTAGAAGTAAAACATGAAAAAACTTTTGACTTAAGTAGGATGTTAGATAATTTATTTACAGATGCTCCTAATGCTAACCCTGGGGATATAATTAGTTCTGAAACAACAATTACTTCTATGACAGAGACCAAAGCTTCAGCTGATATAAAACCATTCAAGTTAGAAGCAGTACATACGGAAAATTCTAGGGGAGAGACAGAAAACTCTATTAAAATGAGTAGAGAAATTGATGCTGGCTTTTTGAACTATGGGGCTTATTTTAAGTCGACTTATAAAGTTAATAATCAAGGACAATCAACTAAAAGTATAGCTACAGGAATTAGTGGAGATGTGATTATCCCTGTTGAAGAAAATACTAAAATCAAAGTAGGCGCTAGTTTTGAAATCTTTTATGAAAAATAA
- a CDS encoding DUF4136 domain-containing protein, producing MKNTSYLFFALLMVFSSCSSIKVISDTDESADFTTYKTFGFMPWSNSSKTLVNGVNRELIREAIKFEMENRGYEFVEGESDLSVNAMIILERESAVASYNDYYGNHPYGYTYYGVGFGYSATSYEVYDVWKGTLIIDVFDAKQKKLIWQGSAIGKVNEGIEDRKDNIDYVMKFIYKKYPLKPRKK from the coding sequence ATGAAAAATACATCTTACCTGTTTTTTGCTCTACTTATGGTTTTTAGCAGCTGCAGTAGCATCAAAGTTATTTCGGACACCGATGAAAGTGCTGATTTCACTACTTACAAAACCTTTGGTTTTATGCCTTGGAGCAACAGTTCTAAAACGTTGGTAAATGGAGTGAACAGAGAGCTGATACGAGAAGCCATCAAGTTTGAAATGGAAAATAGGGGCTATGAATTTGTGGAAGGCGAAAGTGACTTGTCTGTAAATGCGATGATAATTCTGGAAAGAGAATCAGCTGTAGCTTCTTACAACGATTATTATGGAAATCATCCTTATGGTTACACATATTATGGCGTTGGGTTTGGCTATTCTGCCACGAGCTACGAAGTATATGATGTGTGGAAAGGAACGCTGATTATTGATGTATTTGATGCCAAGCAAAAAAAGCTGATATGGCAAGGTTCGGCGATTGGGAAAGTCAATGAAGGCATAGAAGACCGAAAGGATAACATTGATTATGTGATGAAATTTATTTACAAAAAATACCCGTTGAAGCCAAGGAAAAAATAG
- a CDS encoding YegS/Rv2252/BmrU family lipid kinase — MLATIFVIINPHAGNGKALEAWEKTKSAFSGNTSIFSVHISQAQAELHNHVNEAYTKGIRRFLAVGGDGTLHSLINALAPFIINKNQETLQIGLLPTGTGNDWVKSQGIDKNIRHFTKILGSTKEKFQNICKISYTENDVEKERYFLNIASLGFGGKTVENVDKLRKKVFLGKLTFIAGLAFTLFGFKSTRCKVVIDGSEIKLPLFILAVGKGKFFGGGIKILPHAQPDDNQLAISMVSKIPKWKVLVNITRLFDGTYTKNKEVVVLKGKEVLLKSAKKIPLEIEGEFIGFTKKANISLTQNKIKVFVA, encoded by the coding sequence ATGCTGGCAACCATTTTTGTGATCATCAACCCCCATGCAGGAAATGGAAAAGCCTTGGAAGCTTGGGAAAAAACTAAAAGTGCATTTTCAGGTAATACAAGTATTTTTTCGGTACACATTTCTCAAGCCCAAGCTGAACTTCATAATCATGTAAACGAAGCCTACACCAAAGGAATAAGACGCTTTTTGGCAGTAGGCGGTGATGGTACGCTGCACTCGCTTATCAATGCACTTGCCCCATTTATCATCAACAAAAACCAAGAAACACTCCAAATAGGGCTTTTACCGACAGGCACGGGAAACGATTGGGTGAAAAGCCAAGGAATCGATAAAAACATAAGGCATTTTACCAAAATCCTCGGTAGTACCAAAGAGAAATTCCAAAATATTTGCAAGATCAGCTACACAGAAAATGATGTTGAAAAGGAGCGTTATTTTTTGAATATAGCCAGCCTTGGGTTTGGGGGAAAAACGGTGGAAAACGTGGACAAGCTCCGAAAAAAAGTATTCCTCGGCAAACTGACATTCATAGCAGGACTTGCTTTCACGCTTTTTGGCTTCAAAAGCACTAGATGTAAAGTAGTGATCGATGGATCTGAAATAAAACTCCCGCTGTTCATTTTAGCAGTAGGTAAAGGGAAGTTTTTTGGAGGAGGCATTAAAATCTTACCCCATGCCCAACCCGACGACAATCAGCTCGCCATCAGTATGGTAAGCAAAATACCAAAGTGGAAAGTGTTGGTAAATATCACTCGGCTATTTGACGGAACTTACACCAAAAACAAAGAAGTTGTTGTATTAAAAGGAAAAGAAGTCCTTCTTAAATCAGCAAAGAAAATCCCTCTCGAAATAGAAGGCGAATTCATCGGCTTTACCAAAAAAGCAAATATTTCTTTAACACAGAACAAAATCAAAGTTTTTGTAGCGTAA
- a CDS encoding GH92 family glycosyl hydrolase, with translation MKKVFLVSIFILTIFSSCNRTQNAPSSNTSSAKQVDLADYVNPLMGTDSKYSLSNGNTYPAIATPWGMNFWTPMTSKMGDGWTYKYNENKIRGIKQTHQPSPWINDYAAFSLMAVTGELKYEESERASWFSHKAETVKPYHYKTYLADYDVVAELAPTERAAHFKFTFPKSDSSYILLDAFFKGSMVKIIPEERKIIGYCRNNSGGVPENFHNYFVAIFDKDFELTHTWGDTWKLQANTLDSEGQHVGAIIGFKTKRGEVVHAKVASSFISPEQAELNLSREIGQDSFEVTKEKAKAAWEKELGRIKIEDTNTDNIKTFYSCLYRALLFPRKFYEIDADNKIVHYSPYNGEVLPGYMFTDNGFWDTFRAVFPFFNLMYPELNGHIMEGLANTYKESGWLPEWASPGHRDCMIGSNSAPIIADAFLKGAVTSDAEVLLEAILKNATVEEGRPVGSVGREGLDYYNKLGYVPYDVGINENTARTLEYAYADFTIAQMAAKLGKENLAKKYYEQSMNYKNVFDPSTNLMRGKNEDGSFQSPFNPLKWGDAFTEGNSLHYTWSVFHDVQGLIDLMGGNDAFVGQLDNVFEMPPAFDDSYYGQTIHEIREMQIVNMGNYAHGNQPIQHMIYLYNYAGAPYKTQEKIREVLTKLYAATPDGYCGDEDNGQTSAWYVFSSLGFYPVTPGVDQYVIGSPLFDKATLTLENGNTFTISSENNSSQNYYIQSASLNGADHSPNFIQFDDIKKGGEIIFKMGSKPNTSWGSQAKDVPYSLSLIK, from the coding sequence ATGAAAAAGGTATTTTTAGTAAGCATTTTCATTCTCACCATTTTTAGTTCTTGCAATAGGACTCAAAACGCCCCATCATCCAACACTTCTTCTGCTAAGCAAGTCGACTTGGCGGATTATGTAAATCCGCTCATGGGCACCGATTCAAAATACAGCCTTTCCAATGGAAACACCTATCCTGCTATTGCCACTCCTTGGGGCATGAACTTTTGGACGCCGATGACCTCCAAAATGGGCGATGGATGGACGTACAAATACAATGAAAATAAGATACGAGGGATAAAACAAACCCATCAGCCAAGCCCTTGGATTAATGACTATGCGGCTTTTTCGCTCATGGCGGTTACGGGCGAGCTAAAATACGAGGAGAGCGAAAGGGCTTCTTGGTTTTCGCACAAAGCTGAAACGGTAAAGCCTTATCATTACAAAACCTATCTGGCAGATTACGATGTGGTAGCGGAACTTGCCCCCACCGAACGGGCGGCACATTTCAAATTCACCTTCCCAAAATCTGATTCTTCCTACATATTATTGGATGCTTTTTTCAAGGGTTCGATGGTGAAAATCATTCCTGAAGAAAGAAAAATAATTGGCTATTGCCGAAACAATAGCGGTGGCGTTCCAGAAAATTTCCACAACTATTTTGTAGCAATATTCGACAAGGACTTTGAACTTACCCACACATGGGGCGATACGTGGAAATTACAAGCAAACACCTTGGACAGCGAAGGGCAGCATGTCGGGGCAATCATCGGGTTCAAAACGAAACGAGGAGAGGTTGTCCATGCAAAAGTAGCTTCTTCGTTCATCAGCCCAGAACAAGCCGAGCTTAATCTTTCGAGGGAAATAGGGCAAGATTCTTTTGAGGTTACCAAGGAAAAAGCCAAAGCAGCTTGGGAAAAAGAGCTGGGAAGAATAAAAATTGAGGATACAAATACGGACAATATCAAGACATTTTACTCTTGCTTGTACAGGGCATTGCTTTTCCCCCGCAAGTTTTACGAGATAGACGCCGACAACAAAATTGTTCATTACAGCCCCTACAATGGCGAAGTGTTGCCCGGCTACATGTTCACCGACAACGGTTTTTGGGATACGTTTAGGGCAGTTTTCCCTTTCTTTAACCTCATGTACCCCGAGCTGAATGGGCATATTATGGAGGGGCTTGCCAACACTTACAAAGAATCGGGTTGGTTGCCCGAATGGGCTAGCCCTGGCCACCGCGATTGCATGATTGGCTCCAATTCTGCGCCTATCATTGCCGATGCCTTTTTGAAAGGAGCGGTAACTTCGGATGCGGAAGTGTTGCTAGAGGCTATCTTAAAAAATGCGACCGTGGAAGAAGGGCGGCCAGTTGGCTCGGTGGGAAGAGAAGGGCTCGATTATTACAACAAATTGGGCTATGTACCTTACGATGTGGGAATAAACGAGAATACGGCACGTACGCTGGAATATGCTTATGCCGATTTCACCATCGCTCAAATGGCGGCAAAACTTGGCAAAGAAAATCTTGCCAAAAAGTACTACGAACAGTCTATGAACTACAAAAATGTATTCGACCCCTCCACAAACCTGATGAGGGGGAAAAATGAAGACGGAAGTTTCCAATCGCCGTTCAACCCACTCAAGTGGGGCGATGCCTTTACCGAGGGAAACAGCCTACACTACACGTGGTCGGTTTTTCACGATGTGCAAGGGCTAATTGATTTGATGGGAGGAAATGATGCTTTTGTAGGGCAATTGGATAATGTATTTGAGATGCCCCCAGCTTTTGACGACTCGTATTACGGGCAAACTATTCATGAAATCAGGGAAATGCAGATCGTAAATATGGGCAATTATGCGCACGGAAATCAGCCAATCCAGCACATGATTTACCTCTACAACTACGCTGGTGCCCCTTACAAAACCCAAGAAAAAATAAGGGAGGTTCTTACCAAATTGTACGCTGCCACGCCCGATGGTTACTGCGGCGATGAGGACAACGGGCAAACTTCCGCTTGGTATGTGTTCAGCTCCTTAGGCTTTTACCCCGTAACACCTGGGGTAGATCAGTACGTGATTGGAAGCCCGCTATTCGACAAGGCTACGCTTACGCTGGAAAATGGGAACACGTTTACTATTTCCTCGGAAAACAATTCAAGCCAGAACTATTACATCCAATCGGCTAGCCTTAACGGGGCAGACCACTCTCCTAATTTCATTCAATTCGATGATATCAAAAAAGGGGGTGAAATAATATTTAAAATGGGCAGCAAACCTAATACAAGCTGGGGAAGCCAAGCCAAGGATGTTCCATATTCTTTGAGTTTAATAAAATAG